The following coding sequences are from one Vicugna pacos chromosome 19, VicPac4, whole genome shotgun sequence window:
- the NKX2-2 gene encoding homeobox protein Nkx-2.2 has product MSLTNTKTGFSVKDILDLPDTNDEEGSVAEGPEEESEGPEPAKRAGPLGQGALDTVQSLPLKNPFYDSSDNPYTRWLASTEGLQYSLHGLAAGAAPQDSSSKSPEPSADESPDNDKETPGGGGDAGKKRKRRVLFSKAQTYELERRFRQQRYLSAPEREHLASLIRLTPTQVKIWFQNHRYKMKRARAEKGMEVTPLPSPRRVAVPVLVRDGKPCHALKAQDLAAATFQAGIPFSAYSAQSLQHMQYNAQYSSASTPQYPTAHPLVQAQQWTW; this is encoded by the exons ATGTCGCTGACCAACACAAAGACGGGGTTTTCGGTCAAGGACATCTTGGACCTGCCGGACACCAACGATGAGGAAGGCTCGGTGGCCGAAGGGCCAGAGGAGGAGAGCGAGGGGCCGGAGCCCGCCAAGAGGGCCGGGCCGCTGGGGCAGGGCGCCCTGGACACGGTGCAAAGCCTGCCCCTGAAGAACCCCTTCTACGACAGCAGCGACAACCCATACACGCGCTGGCTGGCCAGCACCGAGGGCCTGCAGTACTCCC TGCACGGGCTGGCGGCCGGCGCGGCGCCCCAGGACTCGAGTTCCAAGTCCCCGGAGCCCTCGGCCGACGAGTCACCGGACAATGACAAGGAGACCCCGGGCGGCGGGGGGGACGCCGGCAAGAAGCGGAAGCGGCGGGTGCTCTTCTCCAAGGCGCAGACCTACGAGCTGGAGCGGCGCTTCCGGCAGCAGCGGTACCTGTCGGCGCCCGAGCGGGAGCACCTGGCCAGCCTCATCCGCCTCACGCCCACGCAGGTCAAGATCTGGTTCCAGAACCACCGCTACAAGATGAAGCGCGCCCGGGCAGAGAAAGGTATGGAGGTGACGCCCCTGCCCTCGCCGCGCCGGGTGGCCGTGCCCGTGTTGGTCAGGGACGGCAAACCGTGCCACGCGCTTAAAGCCCAGGACCTGGCAGCCGCCACCTTCCAGGCGGGCATCCCCTTTTCGGCCTACAGCGCGCAGTCTCTGCAGCACATGCAATACAACGCCCAGTACAGCTCGGCCAGCACTCCCCAGTACCCGACAGCACACCCCCTGGTCCAGGCCCAGCAGTGGACTTGGTGA